A region of the Ornithinimicrobium ciconiae genome:
CCGAGCTCTGGGGTGAGGCCACGCAGGAGGCCATCGACGGTGCCAGAGCGGGCGGCGCAGAGTGGATCGAGATCGACCAGGCAGCGGTCCAGGCCGCGCTGGAGCCGCTGGCCGATACCTTCCTCACCACGCCCGTGCAACGAGAGCTCTACGACAAGATCCGCGCTGCGGCGCCGAGCCAGGAAGGCTGACGTGGAACCGATCAAGAAGGGGCTGGACCAGGTGCTCAAGGGCGCCTCGGTGGTCCTGTTCGCCCTGCTGGTGGTGATTGTCGTCTGGCAGGTCTTCACCCGACAGGTGCTCAACTCACCCAGCGCGTGGACCGAGGAGCTGGCCCGCTACACGTTCGTGTGGGTCGGTCTGTTCGCCACGGCACTGGTCTTCTCGGAGCGTGGTCACATCGCGGTGGACTTCGTGGTGGACAAGTTCTCACCGCGAGTGCAAAAGGTCGTTGCCGTCTGTGTCCAGCTGTCGATCATCCTCTTCGCCCTCGCCGTGCTGGTGTACGGCGGACTGCGTGCGGCCAACGGCGCCTGGAACCAGTCGCTCAGCGCCCTGCCCACCCAGGTCGGCGTGATGTATCTCGCGATGCCCATCGTCGGGGTGCTGATCGCCTTCTATGCGGTCTATCACCTCCAGGCCGTCCTGCGTGGTGCTGAGGAAGCCATCGCGCACGAGGAAGACCCCCAGGTGGTGTGACCATGGATCCCATTGCACTCGCGGCGATCGTCCTGGTCGGCACGATCGTCATCGGCATCGTCTTCTCCGTCCCGATCGCGGTCAGCATCGGCCTCGGGTCCTTCTTTGCCGCGATCGTCCTGCTCGACGTCGAGAAGGCTGCCCTGGTCTCCAGCCAGCGGCTGTTCACCGGCATCAACTCGTTCACCCTGCTGGCGATCCCGTTCTTCGTGCTCGCCGGCGTGCTGATGAACACCGGTGGCATCGCCGGCCGCCTGATCGACGCCGCCAAGGTGCTCGTGGGCAGGACGCCGGCCAGCCTGGCCAACACCAACGTCGTGGCCAACGCGATGTTCGGAGCCGTCAGTGGTGCCGCGGTGGCTGCCGCCGCGGCCATCGGCACGGTGATGACTCCGCGGATGAAGGAGGAGGGCTACGACCCGAAGTGGTCGGCTGCCGTCAACGTCGCGTCTGCCCCGGCCGGCATGCTGATCCCGCCAAGCAACACCTTCATCGTCTATTCACTGGTCAGTGGTGCCTCGATCTCCGCGCTGTTCATGGCGGGGGTGATCCCGGGGATGATCTGGGCCGGTGCCTGCATCCTGGTCGTGCTGCTGACCTATCGCCGGTTCAGCACCCCTCAGCCGCCGTCGTCGGTGACCTTCTCGGAGGCATTGCTGGTCATCTGGCGGGCCGTCCCGTCACTGCTGATGATCGTCGTGGTGATCGGTGGCATCGTCAGCGGCATCTTCACCGCGACCGAGTCGTCGGCCATCGCGGTCGTCTATTGCCTGGTCCTCGGCTTCGCCTATCGGACGATCGGTGTCTCGGACCTGCCCAAGGCGCTGCTGGACGCCGCCCGCACCACGGCCATCATCATGCTGCTGGTCGGTGTCTCGACGGCCCTGTCCTTTGTGATGAGCTTCTCCCACATCCCCCAGGCCGTGTCCGACGGGCTGCTCGGGCTCACGGACAGCCCGCAGGTGATCTTGTTCCTGATGATGATCATCCTGCTGCTGGTCGGCACCTTCATGGACCCGACTCCCGCGATCCTGATCTTCACCCCGATCTTCCTGCCGATCGTCACGTCCTTCGACATGAGCCCGGTGCACTTCGGCACGATGATCGTCTATGCCCTCTCCGTCGGTGTCATCACCCCGCCCGTCGGCAACGTGCTCTTCGTCGGGGCACGCGTCGCGGGGATGGGCATCGAACCCGTCGTCGGCAAGCTGATCTGGTTCCTGCTGGCCCTGGTCGGCGGACTGCTGCTGGTGATCTATGTCGAACCGCTGTCGCTGTGGATCCCGGAGATGCTGGGGCTGCTCGGCGACTAGCAGTCAGGCGCTGGCGGCGATCTGCGCGGCCAGGTGTCCGGCGCCATAGCCGTTGTCGATATTGACGACGGCCACCCCGGGAGCGCACGCGTTGAGCATCGACAGCAGCGGTGCCAGCCCGTCCAGGGCCGCGCCGTAGCCCACCGAGGTCGGCACGCCGATGACCGGGGCGCAGGCCAGGCCGGCGACCACGCTGGCCAGCGCGCCGTCCATCCCGGCCACCACCACGATGGCCGAGGCGGCGGCGATCTGGTCGACGCGCGCCAGGATGCGGTGCAGGCCCGCGACGCCCACGTCGACGACCAGCTCGGCCGGCCGGCCGAGGTGCTGGGCGGTCAGCAACGCCTCGCGCGCCACCGGGATGTCGGCCGTCCCGGCGCACAGGACCAGGACGGTGCCACCGCTGGGCTCCGGCACCGGACCCGGCCAGGCGACGATGCGGGCCACCGGGTCGTGGACCGCGCCGGGCAGCTCCGCGCAGACGGCCTCGGCCTGGCTCGCTGATGCGCGGGTGAACAGGATCGTGCCCAACGGGTCGCCCCCGTCGGAGCGACCGCGCTCACCGATGGCACGGGCGATCGCGACCAGGTGCTCCATCGTCTTGCCCTCGCAGAGCACCGCCTCGGGATAGCCGCGCCGTGCGGCCCGGCCGAAGTCGAACTCCGCGATGCCCTCGAGGCTGGTGGTCGGCGGGGAAGCTGGGGTGCCGGGCTGGTCAGCTGGAGTGCCGGGCGGGTCAGCCACGGGACACGAGCGGCATCGTGAACGCGCCGGACTGGATGCCGACCAGGTCCAGGGCCACGAACCGGAAGCCGGCGGCGCGCACCCCCTCGACGAGGGCGGTGCGGACCTGCGGGTCGGCCGCGCGGGCCAGCTCGTGGTCGGTCAGCTCCAGACGCGCGACGTCGTCGTGGTGGCGAACCCGGCAGTCCGAGAAGCCCAGGGCGCGCACGGCCGCCTCGGCCCGGTCGATCTGGGTCAGCTTCTCCGGGGTGACCTCCTTGAAGTGCGGGATGCGCGAGGCCAGGCACGGGGCCGCCGGCTTGTCCGCATTGGGCAGGCCGAGGGCGGCGGCCACCGCCCGCACGTCGGCCTTGGTCAGCCCCGCGTCGGCCAGCGGCCGGAGCACGCGGTGTTCGGTGGCGGCGCGGGCACCCGGGCGGTCCGGCCGGATCGCGTCGTCGGCGTTCTCGCCATAGCTGATCGCGGTGAGCCCGTGGGCCACGGCGACGTCGTCGTCGATGCGGGCGAACAGCTCGTCCTTGCAGTGGAAGCAGCGGTCCGGCCCGTTGGCGCGATAGGCCTGCGACGACCCCTCGTCCGTGGGCACCTCGACGACGCCGACCCCGATCTGGCCGGCGATGTCGTGGGCGGCCGCCCGCTCGACGGTGGCCAGGCTCGGAGAGACGCCGAGTATGGCGACAGTCCGGTCGGCCCCCAGCGCGCGGACCGCGACGGCCAGGAGGGTGGTGGAGTCCACGCCGCCGGAGTAGGCCACACCTAGCCTGCCCTCAGCAGGCAGGTGCGCGGTGACGGCCTCGATCAGGGCCGCGACCTCGGCGGAGACGCCCTGGTGGGCGTCGACCCGCGCGGCGACCGGCAGGTCCGCCCCGCCGGTGAGCAGGGTGGCCGGGGGGGTGCTGGGGACTCCGGCCTGGGAGACCTCAACAACGGGAAGGAGACGATGGGTGTCGACCACTCAGATCTCCACCTCGCTCCGGTCCCCGGACCAGAGCGTGTGGAAGGTGCCGGGCTTGTCGATGCGCGTATAGGTGTGGGCGCCGAAGAAGTCACGCAGACCCTGGACCAGGGACGCGGGCAGCCGCTCCGACCGGACCGTGTCGTAGTAGGCCAGCGCCGCACTGAAGCCCGGCACCGGGACACCGGCCTGGGTGGCCACTGCGACGACGTGACGCCACGCGTCCTGGGAGTTGCCCAGCTCGGCCGCGACCGACGGGGCGGCGAGCAGGGTGGCCAGGTTCGCCCCGGCATACTCCTGGCGGATCCGCTCGAGCAGCTTGGCCCGGATGATGCAGCCGCCGCGCCAGATGCGGGCCACCTCGGAGATGTTGACGTCCCAGCCATAGGTGTCACTGGCGGTGCGGATCTGGTCCAGACCCTGGGCGTAGGCGACCACCTTGGAGCTCCACAGGGCGGCGCGCACCGCGTCCACGAGCGCCGCGCGGTCGTCGGTGGAGATCGTGCGGTCCGGGCCGGTCAACCCCTGCGAGGCCTCACGCAGGCCCGTGTGGCCGGAGGTGGAGCGGGCAAAGACGGACTCGGCGATCGTGTTGACCGGCACCCCCAGCTCGAGGGCGATCTGCACGGTCCAGCGGCCGGTGCCCTTCTGCTCGGCCTGGTCGGTGATCACCTCGACGAGGGGTCTGCCGTCGACCTCCTGGTCGAGCACCTCGGAGGTGATCTCGATCAGATAGGAGTCCAGGTC
Encoded here:
- a CDS encoding TRAP transporter small permease, whose product is MEPIKKGLDQVLKGASVVLFALLVVIVVWQVFTRQVLNSPSAWTEELARYTFVWVGLFATALVFSERGHIAVDFVVDKFSPRVQKVVAVCVQLSIILFALAVLVYGGLRAANGAWNQSLSALPTQVGVMYLAMPIVGVLIAFYAVYHLQAVLRGAEEAIAHEEDPQVV
- the larE gene encoding ATP-dependent sacrificial sulfur transferase LarE — its product is MVDTHRLLPVVEVSQAGVPSTPPATLLTGGADLPVAARVDAHQGVSAEVAALIEAVTAHLPAEGRLGVAYSGGVDSTTLLAVAVRALGADRTVAILGVSPSLATVERAAAHDIAGQIGVGVVEVPTDEGSSQAYRANGPDRCFHCKDELFARIDDDVAVAHGLTAISYGENADDAIRPDRPGARAATEHRVLRPLADAGLTKADVRAVAAALGLPNADKPAAPCLASRIPHFKEVTPEKLTQIDRAEAAVRALGFSDCRVRHHDDVARLELTDHELARAADPQVRTALVEGVRAAGFRFVALDLVGIQSGAFTMPLVSRG
- the larB gene encoding nickel pincer cofactor biosynthesis protein LarB, with protein sequence MADPPGTPADQPGTPASPPTTSLEGIAEFDFGRAARRGYPEAVLCEGKTMEHLVAIARAIGERGRSDGGDPLGTILFTRASASQAEAVCAELPGAVHDPVARIVAWPGPVPEPSGGTVLVLCAGTADIPVAREALLTAQHLGRPAELVVDVGVAGLHRILARVDQIAAASAIVVVAGMDGALASVVAGLACAPVIGVPTSVGYGAALDGLAPLLSMLNACAPGVAVVNIDNGYGAGHLAAQIAASA
- a CDS encoding TRAP transporter large permease, which produces MDPIALAAIVLVGTIVIGIVFSVPIAVSIGLGSFFAAIVLLDVEKAALVSSQRLFTGINSFTLLAIPFFVLAGVLMNTGGIAGRLIDAAKVLVGRTPASLANTNVVANAMFGAVSGAAVAAAAAIGTVMTPRMKEEGYDPKWSAAVNVASAPAGMLIPPSNTFIVYSLVSGASISALFMAGVIPGMIWAGACILVVLLTYRRFSTPQPPSSVTFSEALLVIWRAVPSLLMIVVVIGGIVSGIFTATESSAIAVVYCLVLGFAYRTIGVSDLPKALLDAARTTAIIMLLVGVSTALSFVMSFSHIPQAVSDGLLGLTDSPQVILFLMMIILLLVGTFMDPTPAILIFTPIFLPIVTSFDMSPVHFGTMIVYALSVGVITPPVGNVLFVGARVAGMGIEPVVGKLIWFLLALVGGLLLVIYVEPLSLWIPEMLGLLGD
- the gndA gene encoding NADP-dependent phosphogluconate dehydrogenase, with amino-acid sequence MVAATAQVGVIGLAVMGSNLARNFASRGHTVAVYNRTVARTETFSADFGAHGTFVAAPTLEEFVAALERPRKVIIMVQAGLGTDAVIEQLIPLLEKDDIVVDGGNAHYEDTRRREAALREVGLHFVGAGISGGEEGALKGPSIMPGGSPESYAALGPLLEDISAKVDGEPCCAYMGTDGAGHFVKMVHNGIEYADMQFIAEAYDILTAAGMTAREVSDVFREWNTGDLDSYLIEITSEVLDQEVDGRPLVEVITDQAEQKGTGRWTVQIALELGVPVNTIAESVFARSTSGHTGLREASQGLTGPDRTISTDDRAALVDAVRAALWSSKVVAYAQGLDQIRTASDTYGWDVNISEVARIWRGGCIIRAKLLERIRQEYAGANLATLLAAPSVAAELGNSQDAWRHVVAVATQAGVPVPGFSAALAYYDTVRSERLPASLVQGLRDFFGAHTYTRIDKPGTFHTLWSGDRSEVEI